Genomic DNA from Roseburia intestinalis L1-82:
TCATACGGTGGATTCTTCACCGGAGCATTTGTCGGCATGGCATGCGTGGACTACTCCGGATACGATCAGACAGCAGAATTCCGCAGTTTTGACTATAAAGAACTGGATTAATCAATAGCAAGAGCCTTTTTTTAACCAGGCTCAATCAGATGGCTGGCGATGCCGCAGAGGATTCCGGGAAAAAGGACGAAAAGTCCGGGAACCAGGAAGACGATGAGGCAGGCGCCGGCCATTGTAAATAATAAGATGAAATTTTCTTTGATGTGACCTGCCATCAGGCGCACGGAGAGCAGAAGAACTGCCGGAAATGAAGCGCGCAGGTGTGAGATCACGGCAAAGATATAATTGGCGAGAACCCAGAGGACGAGACTGCTATTACTTTACACATAATCCTTTTCTCCTTTACGCATCCCAATATTTTTTCATATTTAATTTCAACATTTCCAATATTTCCCGCCTCATTTGCTCTGCTGTATAAGTGACTGGGAAAAATCTGTGAAGCTGAACCTGTTTTGGACTGTCCCCACATTCCTCTCCGATCAGCTCAATACTCTTCTTTCCTAAATTATGGTCCACCTGACCACATTTTCTTCTTCCGGCTTTTCGTTTGATTGCTTCGTACTTCATCTTATAAGCAAATGCTTTTTCACTTGGGCTGATCATTTCTCTTTGTAGGTTTGAATCAACCATTAATACAACAGCTTCATCATCTTTAAGGACTCGTATTATCACAGGAACCCTTCTATATCCTATTTTCTCAGCAGCAAATTTTCTTCGGTGCCCGGATATAATCTCATAACATCCATCTTTCTTCGGTCTTACTATTAAAGGATTTAAGATACCATACTTTTTGATACTCTCCTGTAATTCAATCATCTGGCTGTCTGCCCTGACCTTGAATGGATGATTTTCAAATCCTCTCAATCTTTCCAGCTCAATCTCAACTACTTTTTCATCTTCTTCCAATAATTCTGTTTTTTCTGCCATAGGCAACTTTCTTTCCCTGAACGTAAAAAAGCCCGTCCAGAATAGATTGTTATTATCTAATCTGAACGGACTCTTCCGACAGGACTTATACCAGGCAAGAAAATAGTGTTACTTTTACTCTGATTTACACCCCAATTCTTATCCTACATTGTGCCTTATCTCTCCGTGTGACGATCTGAAAAATAAATCCTGATGACAAGATTTCATTTTCGCTGACAAATTTGCCATCAAAATCAAAAAAAAGCATGAAAAAAGCGGCAATGATTTTGTCTTCATTACCGCTAAAAATGAGCGTCTCCTATAGGAATCGAACCTACAATAGAGTCTTAGGAGTTCAAGTCCCCGTTGGAAACTTATATTATTTTGAGTTAAGATAAGTCAATGAAATCATTGATTTTTCTACCCTTCCTGTAAATCCATGTCAAAATAAGAAAACTGAAAATCATCTAAGTTAAGCACCTCTCGCTGACAAATGAGTGACATTGTCACCCTGAGGGTTCAACCATTCCGTTCCTACGAATTCATATTTATGGCTACCATTCTCATTTAGCAATGCAGTAATGATAACACTGTTTTCTTATTAGATTACTTATATTATAACGTGTACGAGGTCGGATGTCGATTGTTTTTTGACCATTATTTACTTCTATTTGCTTTAACTATAAAAGCCGTAAGCTAATGCTCCCAGCTTTACATTTTTTTATTCCATCAGTTTTACAAACTTGAATTTATATAATTATTCCTCTAACTTTCCCTATTTTACAGGCTTTCCCGCCTGTTCATTAGTGAAATGATATGTAGTTTCCCTTATTTTTGCCCTTATGAGATAATCACAAGGGAAATAAGGGAAATTTTTTAGTCATTGCCTACCACTTTATCAAGAAGCCGAACCGATTTTCGTTTCGCATCTCTTGTGGAGTGAGCATAGACGTTCATTGTGGTACTGACATCTGAGTGTCCCAACAATTCCTGTACATCTTTTGGGGCTGCTCCATTTGCTAAAAGGTTGCTTGTATAGGTGTGACGTAACTGGTGGAAATGAAAGCCTTCAAATCCCTCTAATGCTTTTGCCACCTTTCTGCATACCGTCCCCAAAGTAGTCGGAAGTTCCAGACAACCATCCGGTCTTAAGCAGACAAAAGAAATTTCTTTATAATCTGCCGGGACTTCCTGCGTTCTGTCTAAGCAATAATATTCGTAGTACACTCTGTTTTTCTCTTTGACCTCTTTGTAGTAGTTCGTGTGATAAAGTTCTTCGTACTGCATTCGATTTTTTAACTGCTCTTTCCGGGCATTACGGAAAATCTCTACCAGTGTATCTCCAAAATCAACAACCCTTACTTTTTTCCGCTTGGTTGGTCCGATGATATATTTGCGCTTTGAGCCATCATATCGGATGCTGCGTCTTATGGTAAGGCATTGTTCTTCCAGATTTACGTCCTGCCATGCCAAACCACAGGCTTCTCCAATACGAAGCCCGGCATAATAGGCTATCTGGATTGGAAGTATTGCGGCTGGGTTCTTTTTTTGCAGATAAGCAAGCAGTCTTTCATAATCTTCTCGTGAAATTGGTTGGACATTTCCGTCCATATCCTCATCAGAAAACAAATCCACTTCATCCGTCTGATACCGCAGTTTAATATACTGCATAGGATTGAACGTAATATACTGCTTTGGAAATACTGCAAAGCGGAATGATTGCTGCATGACTGCGGAAAAAGAATGGATGTAATCTTTGCTGTAACCCTTTCTCTCTTTTCCATCGGGATGAACTCCCCCGAAGGAAAGCAAATCGAAGAAAGATTGCAAATGTTCAGAGGTTACATTTTTCAGTTTACGTTCTGCCAATGGGTGTTTCTTAATATTTCGGATTGTTCCGAGGTAATTCTCCACCGTACCATTGCTGAGCGTACCTGTTTTTAATTCCTCCTCTGCCCACACATCCAAAAGCTGTCCGACTGTGAGATTATCCGCTTTGGCAACAAATTTCTTTTTCTCATAATCATCCATTGCCTGACGGAGCAGTTTTTCAGTTTCACTTTTGCTTTCTGTTCCAACGCATTCTTTCTGAACAAGATTGCCGCTTGCGTCCTCTACATAGAAGCGGTAGTACCATTTCTTTCCTTTTTTTCTTACAGATCCTTTTGCCATAATCGTATGTCTCCTTTCGATATTAGACAATCGGAACTGATGAAATGCTTCGTGCGTGTAAGTATATCATAACTCCGGTTGTCTTACTATACCGATTCGGAATCTTCGTATAAGACTTCTGATAAAAGATTTGCAAGCCTTTGTTCTGCTGTTTTTGGTTTCTTGGAATAGAGCCTTACAATGTCTGCCATCTCATTAAAAGCATTGATGGTATGAGTGATTTCCCTTAAGAACATAATCTCATTATATTCCTCATTCGATTCAAACCCTATTGTTTTGGCAATATCCGTCTGACCAGCATTTCCCTTGAAGTTTTTGCAGGCGAACTGGAAGGAATCCAAAAACAGACCATATTGTTTTAACATCAGCAGTAATAAATCTTTTGAAAAAGCATCTTCTTCTTTGGTAAGGGCAAGCGGTAACTGTTCCAGAATATCTCCCATCGCATCACGAATCTGTAATTCTCTCTTATCCGTAATGTCGGTTTCATATTCATCTGTTTCCCCTTTGAGCCATTCCACAGATACATGGAGTGCTTCCGAAAGACCTTCCAGCACCATTTTTTTCGTATTGTCAATCGAACCATTCTCATAACGCAGGATTGTAGAAGCGGTAACTCCCATCTTCTCTGCGACATAAGGCTGTGTCAGATTCAATTCCAGACGGCGCTGTTTTATTCTGCTGCCTATCAACTTGCGTAATTCTTTATCTTTCATGCTGACTGCCTCCTTTTTCGGTATGTATGAATTATAGCATTGTTTTTCCGAAATTGCAATATGCAATGCAATATTTATTTTTAACATTTCGTAACGCTTGACAAAAAGATGTGAAAAGGATATACTTACATCACAGGAATTGCATAATGCAATTTATAAGGAGGTGATTATATGACGCAAAGAAAAATTGCATTATCCATCGAAGAAGCTGCCGACTATACGGGAATCGGCAGAAACACCTTAAGACAGCTTGTAGAATGGAAGAAACTTCCGGTATTAAAGGTTGGTCGTAAAGTCCTGATTAAAACCGATATTCTGGAAATGTTTATGGAAGCGAATGAAGGTCGTGATTTGAGGGATAGAGGAAATGTAAAAGCCGTAACAAGAACTGCGGCAAATTAAAAAGGCGGCTTCCCAAGAAACCGCCAAAGGTTCTATCAGACCGAAGCCATGATATACCTACACGCAAGAAGATTATACCATGTGCTTCTTCTGATACGCAACCAAGAACTTATGTTTGTGAAGGAAAGGAGAATGTAAGAATGGCAAAATCAACAAAAAGTTATGAAGCACGAATGCTTGAAATGGAAAAGAAAGAGCAGGAAAGCCTTGAAAAGGCGAAACGATATGCGGCACAGAAGAAAGAACTTCTGAAGCGAAAGAAAGCCGAAGAAAGTAAAAAACGAACCCATAGGCTCTGTCAGATTGGCGGTGCGGTGGAATCCGTTCTCGGTGCGCCTATTGAGGAAGAAGACATCCCAAAGCTGATTGGTTTTCTGAAAAGGCAGGAAGCCAACGGGAAATTTTTCTCAAAGGCAATGCAGAAAGAAGTCAATACCGATATGGAGGAAGTGTAATGGCGGAGGGGATGAGTTTTTCATTCCCTTCATTGCTTTTTCATGAAGGGCGCACTTATGGACAACCAGAGGTCGTCCCAATAAGTTTGCCACAAGTGGCAACC
This window encodes:
- a CDS encoding ParB/RepB/Spo0J family partition protein, with protein sequence MAEKTELLEEDEKVVEIELERLRGFENHPFKVRADSQMIELQESIKKYGILNPLIVRPKKDGCYEIISGHRRKFAAEKIGYRRVPVIIRVLKDDEAVVLMVDSNLQREMISPSEKAFAYKMKYEAIKRKAGRRKCGQVDHNLGKKSIELIGEECGDSPKQVQLHRFFPVTYTAEQMRREILEMLKLNMKKYWDA
- a CDS encoding helix-turn-helix domain-containing protein, whose product is MKDKELRKLIGSRIKQRRLELNLTQPYVAEKMGVTASTILRYENGSIDNTKKMVLEGLSEALHVSVEWLKGETDEYETDITDKRELQIRDAMGDILEQLPLALTKEEDAFSKDLLLLMLKQYGLFLDSFQFACKNFKGNAGQTDIAKTIGFESNEEYNEIMFLREITHTINAFNEMADIVRLYSKKPKTAEQRLANLLSEVLYEDSESV
- a CDS encoding tyrosine-type recombinase/integrase, which gives rise to MAKGSVRKKGKKWYYRFYVEDASGNLVQKECVGTESKSETEKLLRQAMDDYEKKKFVAKADNLTVGQLLDVWAEEELKTGTLSNGTVENYLGTIRNIKKHPLAERKLKNVTSEHLQSFFDLLSFGGVHPDGKERKGYSKDYIHSFSAVMQQSFRFAVFPKQYITFNPMQYIKLRYQTDEVDLFSDEDMDGNVQPISREDYERLLAYLQKKNPAAILPIQIAYYAGLRIGEACGLAWQDVNLEEQCLTIRRSIRYDGSKRKYIIGPTKRKKVRVVDFGDTLVEIFRNARKEQLKNRMQYEELYHTNYYKEVKEKNRVYYEYYCLDRTQEVPADYKEISFVCLRPDGCLELPTTLGTVCRKVAKALEGFEGFHFHQLRHTYTSNLLANGAAPKDVQELLGHSDVSTTMNVYAHSTRDAKRKSVRLLDKVVGND
- a CDS encoding helix-turn-helix domain-containing protein, whose product is MTQRKIALSIEEAADYTGIGRNTLRQLVEWKKLPVLKVGRKVLIKTDILEMFMEANEGRDLRDRGNVKAVTRTAAN